The following are encoded together in the Thunnus albacares chromosome 7, fThuAlb1.1, whole genome shotgun sequence genome:
- the LOC122985929 gene encoding cAMP-regulated phosphoprotein 19-like, with protein MSEEVEGTRTSEEQQEMEDKVISPEKAEEAKLKARYPNLGAKPGGSDLLRKRLQKGPKYFDSGDYNMAKAKMKNKQLPSAPTEKTEITGGHIPTPQDLPQRKTSIVASKLAG; from the exons ATGTCCGAGGAGGTTGAAGGAACGAGGACATCGGAAGAACAGCAG GAAATGGAGGACAAAGTAATCAGTCCAGAGAAAGCAGAGGAGGCCAAACTAAAGGCTAGGTATCCTAACCTCGGAGCCAAGCCCGGGGGCTCAGACCTGCTCAGGAAGAGACTTCAGAAGGGG CCAAAGTATTTCGATTCTGGTGACTACAACATGGCAAAGgcaaaaatgaagaataaaCAGTTGCCATCAGCCCCAACGGAGAAGACCGAGATCACAGGGGGGCACATCCCAACACCTCAGGACCTCCCTCAAAGAAAGACTTCAATTGTGGCCAGCAAACTGGCTGGTTGA
- the prtgb gene encoding protogenin B: MAKFKMKVYQLWLLFVLFLPLSSVLCFSELSFITEPSDVTVLPKDPAVLDCQAHGQPPVTIKWLKNGVRLAESEHIQFLPNGSLYIPKIKHTKEDSDEGFYQCLSQNKYGAILSQRSRLTIASISEFVVHPVPMVVTEGSVARFSCAVTSSPPATITWELNQSTLPQQTDRITILPNGVLQIHNVQLEDAGQYRCVATNIGSSLKSREATLTVNQGVGPKPRQRPRIIAGPQNITVSLHQTVVLECVATGSPWPIISWSRADSKPIDVYNAKVLGNGNLVITDVNSKHSGVYLCRATTPGTRNYTIAAANLTVLVPPSIVERPESQTRPRAGTARFMCQAEGVPPPRISWLKNGEEVHLNGRIKMYNSKLVITQIIPEDDAIYQCIAESEQGSVLSLARLIVVMSEDRPSAPRNVHAETISSSAILLAWERPLYNADKVIAYSIHYMKAEGLNNEEYQVVIGNDTTSYIIDDLEPARNYSFYIVAYMPMGASRMSDQVSQHTLEDVPLRTPELSLTSHSSTDIQVSWKPLPAKVSRGRLSAYRLSYRTAADNTVISVEIPQNSTEYLLEGLQPDTIYLLRMAAATRVGWCEPSAWTSHRTPKTTSSKVPSAPILQLEPLNCTSIVARWQISSESVPVQGYRLCYHEESQPEQPIIQLQAQTYTYTISGLDPRRKYHVKILAVSQAGDGYQTDQTISTPGCVSARDQPAATPPPPDHVTVLATNSSEVSLRWSSPAFTSGKAVSYTVRCTPVGTHNASAIRYLQTTKQGVTVQNLNPNTRYEFVVRLHVDQMSSPWSSVVYHRTLPAAPSQPPAGVRVTLIEDDTALVSWREPTEPNMVVTHYTILYASQKSWMAGHWQIIQREGSHTMALLEKLEAGNVYLVKISASNQVGDGPFSNVVELALKRGNAHRSKNPRHSDSYHDTTVFSDGLYHIDQRSMTGIIVGVSIALACIVMCALILISKGRPRKSSGHKVIAVATGEGPHAGLSLPNELHVENAEALIPMISAHFIDAKGGSNMVINSAGPLNSKSQSKRWLLFKRDIRNQTESDVERRASLYEAGKTVLRYEEHLGSAPLPPSSREIIYGPLHSESSHTSEGSQETGDSGHYSNEESNEEMSNPSTSQSSRPESFGPDDSTAVAELKQSFEMENEEHLCLHHSAPDATRLCCTSDDSHPPQHSSQAVGS, translated from the exons ATGGCGAAGTTTAAGATGAAAGTCTACCAGCTTtggctgctttttgttttgtttcttcctttgtCAA gTGTTTTATGTTTCAGCGAGTTGTCCTTCATCACAGAGCCCAGTGATGTAACTGTTCTACCAAAGGACCCTGCTGTCTTGGACTGTCAGGCTCATGGTCAGCCTCCAGTCACCATCAAGTGGCTAAAGAATGGAGTTCGCTTGGCAGAAAGTGAGCACATACAGTTTCTGCCCAACGGCTCCTTGTACATACCAAAGATAAAGCATACCAAGGAGGATTCAGATGAAGGATTCTACCAGTGCCTCTCACAGAACAAATATGGAGCTATCCTAAGCCAAAGATCACGTCTGACTATCGCAA GTATCTCAGAGTTTGTGGTGCATCCCGTGCCTATGGTGGTGACTGAAGGCTCAGTGGCGCGATTCTCCTGTGCAGTCACCTCCAGCCCTCCTGCCACCATCACCTGGGAGCTCAACCAAAGCACATTAccacaacagacagacag AATTACCATTTTGCCCAACGGAGTTCTTCAGATCCACAATGTACAACTGGAAGATGCCGGACAGTATCGATGTGTGGCAACTAACATTGGTAGCAGTTTGAAGAGTAGAGAGGCCACGCTGACAGTCAACCAAG GTGTTGGCCCTAAACCACGTCAGAGGCCCAGAATCATAGCTGGACCTCAGAATATCACAGTTTCCCTCCACCAAACTGTGGTGCTGGAGTGTGTAGCTACAGGAAGCCCCTGGCCCATCATCTCCTGGAGCCGCGCTGACAGTAAACCCATCGATGTGTACAATGCCAAAGTGTTGGGCAATGGGAACCTAGTTATTACTGATGTCAATTCCAAGCACAGTGGAGTCTACCTCTGCAGGGCCACCACCCCTGGAACCCGCAACTACACGATTGCTGCTGCCAACCTCACGGTTCTAG TGCCACCATCCATTGTCGAGAGGCCCGAGAGCCAGACCCGTCCAAGGGCCGGCACTGCCCGATTTATGTGCCAAGCAGAGGGAGTACCCCCACCCCGCATCAGCTGGCTAAAGAATGGAGAAGAGGTTCACTTAAATGGCCGAATTAAGATGTACAACAG TAAATTGGTGATTACCCAGATCATCCCTGAGGATGATGCCATCTATCAGTGCATTGCAGAGAGTGAGCAGGGTTCTGTGCTGTCTCTGGCTCGCCTCATTGTTGTCATGTCAGAGGACAGGCCCAGTGCACCAAGAAATGTCCACGCTGAGACCATCTCAAGCTCTGCCATCTTACTGGCCTGGGAAAGACCCCTCTATAATGCAGACAAAGTCATTGCCTACTCCATCCATTACATGAAAGCTGAAG GTCTAAACAATGAGGAATACCAAGTTGTTATTGGCAACGACACGACCAGTTATATCATCGATGATCTTGAGCCGGCCCGAAACTACAGCTTTTACATTGTTGCTTATATGCCAATGGGAGCCAGTCGTATGTCAGACCAAGTCAGTCAACATACCCTGGAGGATG TGCCTCTGCGTACTCCAGAGCTAAGTCTGACCAGCCACAGCTCAACAGATATCCAGGTGAGCTGGAAGCCGCTGCCTGCCAAGGTGAGCCGCGGTCGATTGTCTGCATACAGACTATCCTATCGTACAGCTGCAGACAACACAGTTATCTCTGTGGAGATACCTCAGAACAGCACTGAATATCTCCTGGAGGGTCTGCAGCCTGACACCATCTACCTGCTCCGCATGGCTGCAGCCACCCGCGTGGGCTGGTGTGAGCCTTCAGCGTGGACATCCCACCGTACACCTAAGACCACCAGTAGCAAAG TGCCTTCAGCCCCTATTCTTCAACTTGAGCCGCTTAACTGCACCTCCATTGTAGCACGCTGGCAAATCTCCTCAGAATCTGTGCCTGTCCAGGGTTACCGGCTGTGTTACCATGAGGAAAGCCAACCAGAGCAGCCCATCATCCAGCTGCAGGCTCAAACCTATACCTACACCATCAGTGGCCTTG ATCCAAGGAGAAAGTATCATGTCAAGATCCTGGCTGTCAGTCAAGCAGGAGATGGCTATCAGACAGACCAAACAATTAGTACTCctggatgtgtgt CGGCCAGAGACCAACCAGCAGCAACCCCTCCACCTCCGGATCACGTGACTGTCTTGGCCACCAATTCATCTGAAGTGTCCCTGCGCTGGAGCAGTCCTGCCTTCACCTCTGGGAAGGCTGTCAGCTATACTGTCCGCTGTACACCTGTGGGCACACACAATGCCTCTGCTATACGCTACCTACAAAC TACCAAACAAGGTGTGACGGTTCAGAATTTGAATCCAAACACTCGCTATGAGTTTGTGGTGCGTCTTCATGTGGACCAGATGTCGAGTCCCTGGAGTTCTGTTGTTTACCATCGGACTCTACCAGCAG CGCCCAGCCAACCACCTGCAGGAGTACGAGTAACTCTGATTGAGGATGACACTGCATTGGTGTCCTGGAGGGAGCCCACAGAGCCTAATATGGTGGTCACACACTATACCATCTTGTACGCTTCCCAAAAATCCTGGATGGCTGGACACTGGCAAATAATACAGAGAGAAG GAAGCCATACGATGGCCCTGCTGGAGAAGCTGGAGGCGGGGAACGTCTACCTGGTGAAGATCTCTGCCTCCAACCAGGTCGGGGACGGACCTTTCTCTAACGTTGTAGAGCTGGCACTGAAGCGTGGAAACGCTCACCGCAGCAAGAATCCCAGACACTCTGACAGCTATCATGACACAACAG TGTTCTCTGATGGTCTCTACCACATAGACCAGAGGTCCATGACAGGGATCATTGTTGGTGTGAGCATTGCCTTGGCCTGTATCGTTATGTGTGCCTTGATCCTCATCAGTAAGGGCAGACCAAG AAAATCCTCTGGTCACAAAGTCATTGCTGTGGCAACCGGTGAAGGCCCACATGCTGGTTTGTCCCTCCCTAATGAACTGCATGTAGAGAACGCTGAGGCCCTAATACCCATGATAAGTGCTCACTTTATAGATGCCAAG GGTGGATCTAATATGGTCATAAATAGCGCCGGTCCACTCAACAGCAAGAGTCAAAGCAAGAGGTGGCTGCTCTTCAAGAGGGACATCAGGAATCAAACTGAAAGTGAT GTTGAGAGGAGGGCCAGCTTGTATGAGGCCGGCAAAACTGTTCTGAGGTATGAGGAGCATTTAGGCTCAGCACCCCTGCCACCTTCGTCCCGGGAGATCATCTACGGACCACTTCACTCGGAGAGCTCTCACACCAGTGAGGGCAGCCAAGAGACAGGAGACTCTGGGCACTACTCCAATGAAGAAAGCAACGAAGAGATGAGCAATCCGTCGACCAGCCAGAGCTCCAGACCTGAATCCTTTGGGCCGGACGACAGCACCGCCGTCGCTGAGCTGAAGCAGTCTTTCGAAATGGAAAATGAGGAGCACCTTTGCCTCCATCACTCCGCCCCTGATGCTACCCGCCTCTGCTGCACCTCGGATGACTCTCATCCTCCTCAGCACTCGTCCCAAGCAGTCGGCTCCTGA
- the rsl24d1 gene encoding probable ribosome biogenesis protein RLP24, translated as MRIEKCYFCSGPVYPGHGVMFVRNDCKTFRFCRSKCHKNFKKKRNPRKTRWTKAFRKASGKELTVDNSLEFEKRRNIPVKYNRELWDKTVEAMKRVQEIKQKRQARFIMNRLKKGKQLEKEEAINEVKKNIHLIKAPHAGKAKQMEDKMVQKLQEDVDMGDEDN; from the exons ATGCGTATCGAAAAATGCTATTTTTGCTCGGGACCTGTGTATCCCGGGCATGGAGTGATGTTTGTACGGAACGACTGTAAG acattCAGATTCTGCAGATCAAAATGTCACAAGAACTTCAAAAAGAAGCGTAacccaagaaaaacaagatgGACCAAGGCATTCAGGAAGGCATCTGGAAAGGAGTTGACAGTG GATAACTCTTTGGAGTTCGAGAAACGCAGAAATATACCTGTCAAATATAACCGGGAGCTGTGGGATAAGACAg TGGAGGCAATGAAGAGGGtgcaagaaataaaacagaaacgaCAGGCGAGATTTATCATGAACAG ATTAAAGAAGGGCAAACAGTTGGAGAAAGAAGAGGCCATCAACGAAGTCAAGAAAAATATTCACCTCATCAAAGCACCACATGCAG gaaaagCCAAACAAATGGAAGACAAAATGGTGCAGAAGTTACAAGAGGACGTGGACATGGGAGATGAGGATAATTAA